In Parasegetibacter sp. NRK P23, the genomic stretch ACAAGTTCAAGAAGATCATCGTGATCGGCGATCGTGTGCTGATCCGCCTTACCACCGCCACTGAAAAAACACCTTCGGGATTATACCTCCCACCCGGTGTACAGGAAAAGGAAAAAGTGCAGCAGGGCTATGTGATCAAGACCGGCCCAGGTTACGCCATTCCCATGCCCGTGGAAAGCGAATCCTGGAAGGCGGAGGAGGAACAGGTGAAATACGTGCCCTTGCAGGCGAAAGAAGGGGACCTGGCCATTTTCCTGCTGAACGCCGCCACAGAAGTAATGTATGAAAATGAAAAGTATTATATAGTGCCGCAGAACGCCATACTGATGCTTGAAAGAGAGGAGGAGTTGTAGGGGAAATCTGTCTCACGCCAAGACGCGACGAAGCAAGGACGCAAGGAGCCGTTCTTGTTCGGACGAGGCTCTTTTCGGGTGATGCGGGAGACGTTTTTTTAAGTAGAAGTCTTATTTAATGGACTATCCTACAAAGGCTCATAGTTTTTGAAGGTTGCAGGCAGCTTGTTACCGGGTGAGCGCACGGGATTGCGTGGCGGAAAAGACTTTCCTTATCAGCCAGGCCAGGGTGAAGGATGGAATGATGTCGGTACCTGGAAGAAATTCTTCGAGAAAGTTAAACCCTGCGCCAAGTAACCCTTTCCACCCGCCAAACATGCTCCAGAAAATAAGGGAGGAGATGGGCGCCCAGATCATATCGGCCCATTCACCGATGAGAGGAATGGCGTATGTGGTCATCCCGATGATGTCCATCAGCACACAGAAAACCAATGAAGGGACAGGTTTTTTGTTTATCATGGTGGTAAGACTGTAAATTGCCTCCATCGGTTGTATGGCAAAGTCGTACATTTGATTTTTACAAATATGGCGGCACCAACAAATGTATTGGATTTCTACAGGGAGATGTTCGGCGCGAACTGCGGCGAACTGGGTTGCCTTTTTGACGATAAGAATAAGCAGGACATCGGGCATTTTAATATTTTCAGCATCGGCAGCATGTACGAGGGCTGTAAAACAAAGCCCGTGATGCCTTACAACAGGCGCACCTATTACAAGATAAGCCTGATCCACGGCAGGAACCGGGTAGAATACGCCAATAAGGTGTTAGACATAGAAGAATACGCCGTGTTGTTCGCCACGCCGCGTATTCCTTACCGCTATACACCATTAGATAATAACCAGTTGGGTTATTTCTGCGTGTTCACGGAAGACTTTATGTCGAAGACGCAAACCGGGGTCGCGCTTACCGGCTTGCCCATCTTCTCTCCCCAAAGCGATTTCATCTTCCAGATTAACCGGGAGCAGTTTTCCGAACTGGCCCGCATTTTCAGGAAGATGCAGGTGGAAATGAACGGCGATTACGCGTTCAAATACGACCTTATCCGGAATTATATCCTGGAACTGATCCACGAAGGACAGAAACTGAAGCCCATCGCACCAACGCATCACGCGCCCAATGCGGCCCAACGCATCTCCACGTTGTTCGTCGAACTCCTCGAAAGACAGTTCCCCATTGAAAACACCTCGCAGGTGGTACAACTGAAATCGGCCAAAGATTTTGCCGACACCCTGGGCGTACATGCCAACCACCTCAACAAAGTGCTGAAAGAAACCGCCGGCAGAACCACCTCTGAAATCATAGCCGCCCGCCTGAACCAGGAGGCCAAAATATTATTGAAACAAACCAACTGGAACGTTTCAGAAATAGCCTACAGCCTCGGATTCAACGAACTGGCCCATTTCTCCCATTTCTTCAAAAAAATGAACCACAGCTCCCCCCTGCAGTTCAGGTGATTATTTGAAATTTACAAATAATCCTCTCTTTGGCGCAATGCCTGCGATGGTAAATGTCTCCAACTTTGTGAGACAAAATCACCGCAAAATGACAAATACAAGCAAAACAGTACTGGTAACCGGCGGCAGCCGCGGACTGGGCAAAGACATGGCGCTTGCGCTGGCAGGCAAAGGTTTCAACGTAGCGCTCACCTACCACAGCAAAAAAGAGGAAGCCGATAAAGTAGTCGCGGAAATTGAAGCGGCGGGCGGAAAAGCGCTGGCCCTTCAACTGGATGTTTCCAACAGCAATGGTTTAGATGCTTTTGTAAGTACGCTCACAGCTTCGCTGCAATCCGGCTTTGGCTCCGGCAGGCTCGATGCACTGGTCAACAACGCCGGCGTGGGCGTGCACGCAGGATTTGACAGCACCTCGGAAGCGGATTTCGACAGTATGGTAAACATTCACCTGAAAGCGCCTTTCTTCCTCACCCAAAAACTCATCCCGCATTTTAACAGCGGCGCCAGCATTGTGAATGTATCTTCCGGACTTACCCGGTTCAGCTTCCCAGGATACGCGGCGTACGCCACGATGAAAGGAGGTGTGGAAACGTTGACGAAATACATGGCGAAAGAACTCGGTGAAAAGAAAATCAGGGTGAACGTACTGGCACCGGGTGCCATAGAAACCGATTTTGGTGGCGGAGCCGTACGCGACAATGAAGCGTTGAACCAACAACTCGCTTCACTCACCGCGCTTGGCCGGGTGGGACTACCCGATGATATTGGCAGTGTGGTGGCTTTTCTTTGCAGCGACGAATCCAAATGGGTGAATGCACAGCGTTTGGAGGTTTCAGGGGGTATATTTATTTAAGCTCCTTTCCGCAACTTCTTTTTTCTTCCGCGCCATACCATAAACCCTGTAACAGGCAATGATGCCGCGATCAAACTCGCGAGAAACGCCAATACTTTCCCGGTAATACCGGCGATACTTCCCACATGGATGTAATAGTTCATCCGCAACAGCTTTTCCCCGTTGCTCAGCTCGCTGAACCGTTTGCGGGCGAGCAACCGGGAACTGTATTGGTCAAAGAAATACTCATCGGCACGCGCGTAATG encodes the following:
- a CDS encoding co-chaperone GroES family protein yields the protein MRLTPDNKFKKIIVIGDRVLIRLTTATEKTPSGLYLPPGVQEKEKVQQGYVIKTGPGYAIPMPVESESWKAEEEQVKYVPLQAKEGDLAIFLLNAATEVMYENEKYYIVPQNAILMLEREEEL
- a CDS encoding AraC family transcriptional regulator yields the protein MAAPTNVLDFYREMFGANCGELGCLFDDKNKQDIGHFNIFSIGSMYEGCKTKPVMPYNRRTYYKISLIHGRNRVEYANKVLDIEEYAVLFATPRIPYRYTPLDNNQLGYFCVFTEDFMSKTQTGVALTGLPIFSPQSDFIFQINREQFSELARIFRKMQVEMNGDYAFKYDLIRNYILELIHEGQKLKPIAPTHHAPNAAQRISTLFVELLERQFPIENTSQVVQLKSAKDFADTLGVHANHLNKVLKETAGRTTSEIIAARLNQEAKILLKQTNWNVSEIAYSLGFNELAHFSHFFKKMNHSSPLQFR
- a CDS encoding SDR family NAD(P)-dependent oxidoreductase, which translates into the protein MTNTSKTVLVTGGSRGLGKDMALALAGKGFNVALTYHSKKEEADKVVAEIEAAGGKALALQLDVSNSNGLDAFVSTLTASLQSGFGSGRLDALVNNAGVGVHAGFDSTSEADFDSMVNIHLKAPFFLTQKLIPHFNSGASIVNVSSGLTRFSFPGYAAYATMKGGVETLTKYMAKELGEKKIRVNVLAPGAIETDFGGGAVRDNEALNQQLASLTALGRVGLPDDIGSVVAFLCSDESKWVNAQRLEVSGGIFI